The Papaver somniferum cultivar HN1 chromosome 6, ASM357369v1, whole genome shotgun sequence genome segment ATGGCAGCTCAGTTTAACGCTTATACCCGTGCAAACATACGCACACTTGTTCTTTTTCCTCACAAGAAAACCCCATCCCATTTTGTTTCAGTAAAACCTCAGATAGAATCGAGACATGATTacagaggaaggagaaaaagaagttgGGGAATTAGGGTTGAAAATgcagaatcatcatcatcgtcttcgtCGTATCTGGATATGTGGAAAACGGCAATGGATCGAGAAAGGAAAACAATTGAGTTTCAGAATATGGCTGTTGTTAATGGTGATGCTAATGGGGAAAAAGTGGAAGAGGAAAGTGATAATGACCCAAAAGTAATTGAGaagaaaagtgatgaatttaagaAGATTTTAGAGGTGCCCAAAGAAGAAAGAGATCAAATTCAGAGAATGCAGGTTATTGATAgagctgctgctgctattgctgctgctCAAGCTCTTCTCAAAGAAACTCCTCCGGTAATTAAAAAGGATTCaccttttgatgatgataatggagATTTGGAAACTACTGAGATTAGTAGTAATGGAGTAATTGGTGATCAACAACAAGGTAATCCACTAATCTTGCTTTTgggtctttattttatttttcttcagttttggCGAGCATGTGAATTGGACAAGAAATGTATGCTAATATTCTTTTTAGGGTTTAAGGGTAGTAATCTTTGATTATAAATTGGGTCTATTTGAGGATTTTTATCACATTTCTTAACTGGGTGTTTTCTGTAAGAGTAGTGTTGGAATGATGTGCTTTAGACATAATTGCGAATTCGTGATTTCTCTACTTACTAGTGTGAGTGTTAAGCCTTGTTGAAACTGGAATTGATTGTTTACTTGGAAAGAATGACAACCTTGTAGGTGCATCTTTTTCAGTAAAATATGAGTGAAGTGACGACACTCATCAAGTTTATAGCACCAGATAGTAATTATGTAAAGATGTCTATTTTGTATTCTTCGAGCAGGTTGTCATGGCGTAATGTTGGATCATTGATTCCTATTGTTTTGTCAAGTTTTTTCTTACCAAGATCCATTGGCATCTTAGTTTTAGACTTTGAGAGTTTTTTACTTTGCTTACAGTTCCATGAAGTGCAAACTTAGTCACAGTCTATAATTGGTCTCAGAATTTGATCCTCTCATGCTATACTAGATCCTTCTGTTGATTGTTATACTAAAAATGAAGGGAAACATCAAGCGCCAATCTCTTTAAGCCTCTTAACAGTTGTTAAATTTCTAATCTGTGGATACAAGCTATCGTTTCGTAGTTTTGGTGGCTgttaaaaaattggtttttggctACTTCTATTCCGACATATAGCTTCAGCCTGCTATGCACATCACTTTTCTCTTTATGGTCTGAAAGTGATTTTATCCGTTATCCGGTTAACAGTTTGCCACTTACCTGATCAGGAACAGATGCTGAAAGTATATTTGTGAGTTCGTCAAAAACTCTAGGACCTGGAACACCAGGTCCAGATTTTTGGTCCTGGACACCTCCTTCGGAAGACAAAAGTAACTTACAAACAGCAAAACCAACTTTATCCCCAAACCCAACCTACTCAGTGGTGGAGAAAGAGCGAACAGCAGATTCTTTGTCAATTCCCTTTGAGAGTGCCTTATCTGAAACTCACAATCCTCCTCTTCCTCCCCTTCAATCCCTCACAGAGGTTGGGAAGTTGGATATTGCCAATCCCATTTTAGAGGATCAAACAATGGGAGAGAAACATGAAGAAAACATGGCATTTTCGGCAAACGCGTCCGAAGCTGTTGAGGCTCTTAATAAGGTTGATGAAGCTTCAACAGAAGGAGTGACCGAGGACGGTgtgaagtggtggaaggagacTGGTTTAGAGCAAAGAACAGATGGAGCTCTCTGCAGGTGGACTCTGACTAGGGGAGTTAGTGCTGATGGAAGTGTTGAATGGGAAGACAAGTTCTGGGAAGCTGTGGGCGAGAATGATTATAAAGAGCTTGGTTCGGAGAAGTCAGGACGCGATGCATCAGGAAATATTTGGCGCGAATACTGGAAAGAATCAATGTGGCAGGTTAGTGCAGTAAAACTAATTTGTCTCGTGTTTGTTAACATTTTGAGCATCCAACTCAAACCGCTAGATCTTTACATGCTGGATTAGCTGCACTTCTGTGTCCACATGGACTATTCAATTTTTAGCAGTGTTGGTGGGGCTTGATCGCATTTTACAGTTCCATCCATATAATGTAGGAGTCTATTAGCTATCTATCCAATAAAATACACACATAAGCACATTCATTCAATTCTGCACACACAAGCAAGTTATATTTGTATGCATGACTTCATGGGTGGAGACGTTATTATTAACAAGCTGAACTGTGGATTTGTTATCTGGTAGGATCATATTACTGGGGTTGAACATATGGAGAAAAGTGCTGACAAATGGGGAAAGAATGGAATGGGTGGTCAGTGGCACGAGAAATGGTGGGAACATTATGATGCCACTGGCCAAGCTGAGAAGTGGGCTGATAAGTATTGCAGCATTGATCCCAACACGCCCCTTGAAGATGGCCATGCTCACGTCTGGCATGAGAGGTACTGCAGTATCACCTTACGACATATTAGTTTTTCACTTCTAATCTTTCCAGTTTTCCTTTTAAAAGCCTTGGGTGAAGTAGAGTACTTCTGGAGAAGCTTGAATTGGTGTTAATTTTCTTAATATGGTAGAAATAAGAATCCTCACAACTGCTATGTTTGTCTTAAATACCAAAGAAGTAGGGATCGATATAGTCAGGGTCATTTTCAAATTGAGCTTGCATTAACTGCTCTCTTAAGCTGCATTTTAGAGCAATTGGCATTCAAAAATTTATAGTTTCAAACTCCTACAAGAGAGTTTTGTTTACTTGGGAATTCATTAAGTCTACAGGCACTCATCCTTTTTTACCTCTACGACTCTAAAAgttcatttttgtttttcttgtggtaGGTGGGGCGAGAAGTATGATGGGATGGGAGGAAGCACAAAATACACTGACAAATGGGCGGAGAGGTCAGAAGGTGATGGCTGGTCCAAGTGGGGCGACAAATGGGACGAAAATTTTAACACAAGTGGACATGGAGTCAAACAAGGGGAGACATGGTGGCAAGGTAAATTTGGGGAACGTTGGAATCGTACATGGGGCGAAGGCCATAATGGGTCTGGCTGGGTACATAAGTATGGAAAAAGCAGCAGCGGCGAGCACTGGGATACACACGAACAACAAGATACCTGGTATGCGAGATACCCACATTTCGGTTTTGATCACTGCTTTGAAAACTCTGTTCAGCTCCGTGAAGTTCAATTGCCCCCACCAGAAGCTTCACCGCCTGAGACATCATAAAGAGCAAAAACCGCTTGATGTTGTTTTCTCCTATGAACCTGCTTAGTTCTCTAGTTTAGGTAGATATATGTTGGTTACGTTCCATAAATCCGTAGTCGTACAAACTGGATAATGCAGACAGGGAAACTAGCTTGGTAAACAACCTTCCATTAGATGAAAAAGTATATTATCTGtaataaaaaacaaaatttatttttgtttgtatgAAATCCGATCTCCGAAATGAGTTATGGCAGTAGTCTGTATACATGAGGTAGTTAACGTCAGTCTTCTACAGTACACAAATTAGCTTCCTTTCAGCCTCGAACTACGATCTAGCGGAGCCATCACGATCCACTCCACGTCCCTCTGCAGATTCACAATCACTCTAGGCAACTGAAAAGGAAGACAAATTGAGCGATTATGTGGCAATCGTTTTCAACTTATCAATCGAATCAGCATCGCCACATCAACGGTGCGTGTGTTGTGCTTGTAGTAAGTACATGGTGGTTGGTAGCTTGATCTATTCATAGTGAAGGAAGTAAGACCAAGTCCACTCTGAACGCACTTAATGGGAATGATCCATGCTCTGTTGGTACCATCGTTTGTACCAACGGCGTACTAAATGGGCACGTTTTGGTCTCGTGTCATACGCAAGTCGTTGACATTTAAAGCCCTGATCCATGCTTGTTCAGAGCTCCACATCTCGTTATCAACCACATGTCATATTCGGTACTTCACTGCAGTACAGCACCAGCAATATTCTGTTTTTAATAAAAGTCAAGTAAGTTGGATGGACTATCAAATTCAGTACTACACTCAAAACCagttcttttttttgttaaactAAAGTCAAGCTTGGTTGATGATCATATAGATTCCATTTGCCAAATATATACTCATTTTAACATCATTTTGCTAATATTAAATTACAGCATAGATTACTTGAAGTTGAGGTTCTCATGCTATATATATTGAATAATAGACCAGTTACCCTTATAAGAACAACAATATTCTAACTTCTACTTGGACAAGAAAACAAGATAGTCTAGCTGAAATGTCTTTAATGGCACCTAAATCCATTTTCTTTATCCTCGTGATAATCTTCGTATCAGCAAAACTCATATCAGCTCAAGATGAATGCCAAACTGAAGAATCAGGTGATTGCGTTAGCAAATCTCGCGCACAACCACTTAAGATAATTGCCATCTTTTCCATATTGATTACGAGCATGATTGGTGTGGGCGCACCACTCTTCGCAAAGTATATTCCTGCGTTACATCCAGATCGTGATGTATTCGTAATAGTGAAAGCGTTTGCGGCAGGGATTATTCTCGCAACAGGGTTTATGCACGTTTTGCCTGATTCGTTCGATATGTTGTCGTCGAGTTGTTTGTCTGATAACCCATGGCATGAATTTCCATTTACTGGATTTGTAGCAATGCTTTCTGCTATTGTCACACTGATGGTGGATTCAATGGCTACTAGTTTCTATACTACTAAGAACAACAAGATGATGATCCAACCAACGTCAGAGGGTGACCATGAGCTGGGTAATACAACCGAAGGAGGTGCAGGCGGTGGATCTCATTTCCATGCTCACGGCCATCATCACGGTGCCGCACTCGGGAGCTCCAAAGGACCTATTGGAACTCAATTACTTCGGTACCGAGTCGTTGCAATGGTAACTCATCATTAATCTCTGAAGTCTGAAACCAAAAGTTGTTGGATCTCGAATTTGGAAAATGATAGTATTTGCTAACAgaataaaataagaaaactatTAGCTTAATGTCGACATCCAGGGTCAGGAcggttaatttttttaattttattttgtgtaCTATCATGCATGCAGGTGTTGGAACTGGGAATTGTTGTGCACTCGATTGTAATTGGCCTTGGAGTAGGAGCCTCTAATAATACTTGCACCATAAAGCCTCTTGTCGCTGCCCTTTgtttccatcaaatgtttgaaggGATGGGTCTTGGTGGATGCATCATGCAGGTACTGTCTACATAGCTTATATATCTCTCCGGCTGAATCGTTGCAAAAACTAATCAGCCAAACAACTGCATATAGTCACTTAACATGTAATCAACTCCATTCAACTTGGAAatatatatcatatatatatatatgcgcaTTCAAACTTCAAACCTGATCTTACGGGCGCACAATCTTTTTTCTGACAGATAGCTAGTCCCTTTCATTATCTTTAATTATTATGTAATAATACTAGTAATAAAATAAGTTCGTTGAATTCTCTTTGATTAACAAGTTTGGACTGTGGATAATCATTTGATGTTTATTTAATGAGCAGGCAGAATACAAACCGTTGAAGAAATTTCTGATGGTGTTTTTCTTCTCGATCACTACACCTGCTGGGATAGCACTAGGTATGGGATTATCAAAGACATACAAAGAGAACAGTCCTACAGCACTAATCACAGTCGGATTACTGAATGCATCATCAGCTGGTCTGTTAATTTACATGGCGTTGGTTGATCTTCTTGCTGCCGATTTCATGGGTCCAAAACTGCAAGGAAGTATTAAGCTTCAGCTCAAGTCGTATGTTGCTGTCCTTTTGGGTGCTGGTGGTATGTCTCTCATGGCCAAATGGGCTTGAAGACATACTCAACCGTATGTTATGCACTGATTGTCAACTGTTGCTATGGTCATCCACGGCACTTGTGTGACTATCCTTTCAGCATCACCAACCGCCGTATGCAAGAACATTGAATGGAATCCAAGAGAGAATGAAAATGTTGTAATAAATAAACTATAGTAATTTAATCTGCGATTTGATCCTACTTTCTCCAGGTGTGTGGGTATATTAGCTATCTTCATGTAGTTGTTAATTTGCCTTGATATTGACTTGAATACATTTAATCATCCATTTTATATTTGTTCTCATCATCCATTTTATTtcacacaaaattggtcaataacCCTTAAAAAATTTTTTCTTTGGGTTTAATAGATATCTGAAATGAGACACTATTACAATATGCTAGCACCTAAATGATACTGTTTTAATATCCTAAATTGGGTATTCAACCCAGAAATTTATAAACATATGGGCGATGTTGGTATGATGGAAAAAACTCATCTTGGGCTCTGGGGACCGGCGAATTTTGAGTCAACTcggttttaaatttttttcttcacCTCGATGATTTCTCCAGATTAAATCTTTCTTCCCTTGATTGTATTTCATTTTATGCATGAATCTATGATATAGTTTGGTTTGTGAACTTAATAGgatccttattcatatttttagatttCATAGTATTAcatagtttttcttcttttcatgaGAAACTAACTATTTGATTCTCCATGTATTTTCAGTGTGTTATGTCTTCCTTGGCGTTTGCCTTAATGTATGTTGTGTTTCAAGCGTTTGCAGAGTATATTACAAAGTGTTTGCTTAAAGTATGGTTCAACGATGTTATCTCTTCTATCAATGGTGACTCTGGGAAGAAAGTTATTTACCGATTCAACTCGGTGAATCTCTGGTTTGGTGTATCCCGCCTCTTCCACAAGTCAacgaaattcaaaattcaaaaaatttgcTATAAAAAGAAAGTTGGTTACCTGTTATTACGCTTATGGTTAACAACCAGTTGTTAATCTTTTCTATCTAAAAGTATTTCTAGTCCAATCTGTTACCCTGATTATCGACAGAATATCTTTTTGCATTCAACTCCAACTATATCTCCGAACAACTATATTTATACCTTTCCCAAAACCATTAAACCTATCTTCTCTCTAAATCACATAAACCCTAATACTCTTTACAGTATGGAAGAAGGAAGCAGTAGCAATATGGGGGAATTGGTTAACAAGTTCAAGAAAGCAACACTGGATTTGGGAGATATTAATGAAGCAGTAATCTTTTAAAAAGATGCAAACACTGAGGATAATGAAGATTCGAACTGGGAAGCAAGTGCTATTGGGAATATAAGTATAGAAGGGAGAATGAGCTATGATTTGGTGGGTAAATACATCAAATTTACTTAGACTTTTCTAGAACAAAAGGATCtaagaattatttaaattgaACCAAATCTCATGATTTTTAAGTTTAGCAAGTGGGAGTTTCTGAATACTGTGATCAATGAAAGGCCATGGATCATCAATAAGCATCTTCTTAATGTTCATGATTACATTCCATATATGATTAAATTGAGAAGCATTGGGGATTCCAACAATTCTGGATTGAGCTACCGTATCTCTTGCCGAAGCTTATGAACATTGCATCTGTGACTAAGATTGGAGAAATTATGGGTGAAGTTACAGGGATTGACCCAAAGGACGTTATGCCAATTGGAAAGGATCTAGTCAAAGTATGTGTTAATGTGGATCTTTCTATGCCATTACGAAGGGGAGTCAAGGTAATTACAAATGCCGGAGTCACTCGCTGGCAGAGGTTTTTTATGAAAGGCAGCCTAATGGCATATGTACTGAATGTTATGTTATTAAGCACTGTAAAGTTGCTTATAAGGATGAAGCTTCTTATGTAGCAAAGGCTCATGAAAAGATATACTTTTTTGGAAAGCCTAATTCACTTAGAAAGAATATATCCTATATCAATTCCAATGCTGCTCATGCATCTTcaaagcatcagaagaagtttgTCAAGAATACTGTTTTAGTTCCTCCTAAGGATGGAGTTGTTGTTAATTTGGATTTCCTTATCAAGAAAAGTTCACCAGAATCTACAGAAGATATGAGACTTGGAAAAAGACGTAGAATTGATGGGGAGGATGATAATGATTTCAATGGGTCTGATATTTCTTTCAATACCAATACAAGAGATAACATCACAAGCATCCAAAATACTCATATGGGCACAACTGCAGAAAAAAAATCTGACAATACAGGAAAGGAGAATCAGGTAATCTCATAcactttcttcttcaatttttttttttacaattttattACTCATAACTGCAAGCTGATTTCTAGTTTAAATTTTAGTTTTAAAATGAAATTTATCTCTTGGAACGTTCAGGGTATCGCTAAAAGTTTTAATTTTCAATAATTGCAAAATTTAGTCAAATCTCATAGTCCTGATTTCATATTCCTTAGTGAAACTAAGGTTGATCCTTAGAGAATGATCTCAATTGCTCAAAGTCTACATTACCATAACTATACTTGGATCGATAGAGTGGGTTTGGCTGGTGGCCTTATTATCATGTGGAAAGATGGTataacatgtgatatttctaGTGCAACTGATAACATGGTCCATGCCCTTGTTAAAATAGATCCTAGCAAACCAGAGGTTCTATTGTATTTTATGTATGACTCTACTTACAATGATCCTAAAAAGAAGCAATGGAATTTTCTTCATGAACTCAGTGAAGTAGTTTATCAACCATGGTTAGTTTTAGGGGATCTAAATTTTCATCTGGCCAGAAACAGAAGTAGTTCTGACATTTGGGTTCAAGATAGAGTTAGAGATTCTGGTTTATCTGATCTGGGTTATGAAGGTAATGATTATACCTGGACTAGTAATAGTTTTGGTACTGGTACAAAAAAAGCTAGATTGGATATGGGACTAGGCAATACTGATTGGTTCTTACAATTTCCAAATGCTAAAGTTTGTCATTTATATCATATTGCTTCAGATCATTGTCCAATTATGCTTATTACTGACCATATTCCAAGGAAACTTTCGAGACCCTTTAAATGTTTTGGTACTTTGATGGAGCATAATACTTTTAGAACTCAAATGCAACAAGCTTGGAACATAAATGTACAAGGTAGTCCTGCTCATAAGTTCAAAAATAAGCTTCAGCGCACTAGATTCACTTTAGGTAAGTGTAACAGGTTAGAGTTTGGTGATATTCATAAAAACATTAAGTTATTGCAGGATAAGTTGAATATATCTCAGAAAGAACCAAATTCTGTTAGCCAAGAAAGGAAGGTTAAAACCATCACTCATGACTTGGAAAATTGGTACAAGATTCAAACCAATTTTTATAAGGAGAAATCTAGGGATAAGCATATTCATGACATGGATAATAAcactaaatattttcattctCTTGTTAATAAAAGAATGCATAAGAATAACATTAGTTTACTTAGTGACAATGATGGGAACTGGCTTAGGGACAGGGATAGCATTAGCAGTCTTCTTACTACTCATTTTAGTAATATTTCTTGTTCAAGTAATCATGTTTTTCCTGATGATGCTTTTTCTATTATTCCCACTGTCATTAATGATTCTCACAATGTTGTTTTACTTGCATCCTGATGATGCTTTTTCTATTATTCCCACTATCATTAATGATTCTCACAATGTTGTTTTACTTGCTGTGCATTCTGCTGATGAGATTGCTAGTGTTGTAAAATCTATGCCAGCTTGGAGCTCACCAGGTCCTGCAAGATGGATTCTATCAATCCCAATGTGATATTGTGGGTAAGGATGTCATTGATGTAGTTCAACAATTTTTCAATACTGGTTTTATGCCCAAAGAGCTTAATAAGACTTATATTAGTCTTGTCCCTATAGTTAAGGatcaaaaaaaaacatctgaGTTTAGA includes the following:
- the LOC113290005 gene encoding uncharacterized protein LOC113290005 isoform X2, translating into MAAQFNAYTRANIRTLVLFPHKKTPSHFVSVKPQIESRHDYRGRRKRSWGIRVENAESSSSSSSYLDMWKTAMDRERKTIEFQNMAVVNGDANGEKVEEESDNDPKVIEKKSDEFKKILEVPKEERDQIQRMQVIDRAAAAIAAAQALLKETPPVIKKDSPFDDDNGDLETTEISSNGVIGDQQQDAESIFVSSSKTLGPGTPGPDFWSWTPPSEDKSNLQTAKPTLSPNPTYSVVEKERTADSLSIPFESALSETHNPPLPPLQSLTEVGKLDIANPILEDQTMGEKHEENMAFSANASEAVEALNKVDEASTEGVTEDGVKWWKETGLEQRTDGALCRWTLTRGVSADGSVEWEDKFWEAVGENDYKELGSEKSGRDASGNIWREYWKESMWQDHITGVEHMEKSADKWGKNGMGGQWHEKWWEHYDATGQAEKWADKYCSIDPNTPLEDGHAHVWHERWGEKYDGMGGSTKYTDKWAERSEGDGWSKWGDKWDENFNTSGHGVKQGETWWQGKFGERWNRTWGEGHNGSGWVHKYGKSSSGEHWDTHEQQDTWYARYPHFGFDHCFENSVQLREVQLPPPEASPPETS
- the LOC113291746 gene encoding uncharacterized protein LOC113291746; its protein translation is MWKDGITCDISSATDNMVHALVKIDPSKPEVLLYFMYDSTYNDPKKKQWNFLHELSEVVYQPWLVLGDLNFHLARNRSSSDIWVQDRVRDSGLSDLGYEGNDYTWTSNSFGTGTKKARLDMGLGNTDWFLQFPNAKVCHLYHIASDHCPIMLITDHIPRKLSRPFKCFGTLMEHNTFRTQMQQAWNINVQGSPAHKFKNKLQRTRFTLGKCNRLEFGDIHKNIKLLQDKLNISQKEPNSVSQERKVKTITHDLENWYKIQTNFYKEKSRDKHIHDMDNNTKYFHSLVNKRMHKNNISLLSDNDGNWLRDRDSISSLLTTHFSNISCSSNHVFPDDAFSIIPTVINDSHNVVLLAS
- the LOC113290005 gene encoding uncharacterized protein LOC113290005 isoform X1 codes for the protein MAAQFNAYTRANIRTLVLFPHKKTPSHFVSVKPQIESRHDYRGRRKRSWGIRVENAESSSSSSSYLDMWKTAMDRERKTIEFQNMAVVNGDANGEKVEEESDNDPKVIEKKSDEFKKILEVPKEERDQIQRMQVIDRAAAAIAAAQALLKETPPVIKKDSPFDDDNGDLETTEISSNGVIGDQQQGTDAESIFVSSSKTLGPGTPGPDFWSWTPPSEDKSNLQTAKPTLSPNPTYSVVEKERTADSLSIPFESALSETHNPPLPPLQSLTEVGKLDIANPILEDQTMGEKHEENMAFSANASEAVEALNKVDEASTEGVTEDGVKWWKETGLEQRTDGALCRWTLTRGVSADGSVEWEDKFWEAVGENDYKELGSEKSGRDASGNIWREYWKESMWQDHITGVEHMEKSADKWGKNGMGGQWHEKWWEHYDATGQAEKWADKYCSIDPNTPLEDGHAHVWHERWGEKYDGMGGSTKYTDKWAERSEGDGWSKWGDKWDENFNTSGHGVKQGETWWQGKFGERWNRTWGEGHNGSGWVHKYGKSSSGEHWDTHEQQDTWYARYPHFGFDHCFENSVQLREVQLPPPEASPPETS
- the LOC113290007 gene encoding fe(2+) transport protein 1-like, with translation MSLMAPKSIFFILVIIFVSAKLISAQDECQTEESGDCVSKSRAQPLKIIAIFSILITSMIGVGAPLFAKYIPALHPDRDVFVIVKAFAAGIILATGFMHVLPDSFDMLSSSCLSDNPWHEFPFTGFVAMLSAIVTLMVDSMATSFYTTKNNKMMIQPTSEGDHELGNTTEGGAGGGSHFHAHGHHHGAALGSSKGPIGTQLLRYRVVAMVLELGIVVHSIVIGLGVGASNNTCTIKPLVAALCFHQMFEGMGLGGCIMQAEYKPLKKFLMVFFFSITTPAGIALGMGLSKTYKENSPTALITVGLLNASSAGLLIYMALVDLLAADFMGPKLQGSIKLQLKSYVAVLLGAGGMSLMAKWA